Proteins co-encoded in one Desulfurellaceae bacterium genomic window:
- a CDS encoding HlyC/CorC family transporter has protein sequence MVTELWFEMTFILGLILVNGFFSGSEIAVVSVRRSRVDQLAEEGGRRARTLGRLRDDPDRFLATVQIGITLVSSLASAIGGVSAVSYLAPLYARSSLPFVTESSQALAVVTVVVIISYLSLVLGELVPKSLALRYSEPTALWVAQPLDFFSRLFTAGVRLLTASTNGLLYLTGTGTKAPEAIVSEDEVKYIIREGAQKGVFDATEQKFIQSVFDFADTSVREVMTPRTEIQALSVDTSPQPALQAMIESSFSRMPIFEDDLDHIVGVVHLKELLRGREQPSTSLEGFVQPTYFVPDSMQISHLLRELQLRRTQLAVVVNEFGTVVGIATIEDLLEEIVGEIQDEFDVDEELPIQDIGPQMWLIAGGVTLADLQDSPGLPVEETNDYRTLAGLLLARLERIPKGGEIVHHQGYRMTIVNMDGRRIDKIKVEKLPDRTAETASAGRPSGRSGSQ, from the coding sequence ATGGTGACTGAGCTGTGGTTTGAGATGACGTTTATCCTGGGCCTGATTCTCGTCAACGGCTTTTTTTCGGGCTCAGAAATCGCGGTCGTTTCGGTTCGACGCAGCCGGGTCGACCAGCTGGCCGAGGAGGGCGGTCGCAGAGCCCGAACCCTGGGCCGCCTCAGAGACGACCCCGACCGTTTCCTGGCGACCGTACAGATCGGGATCACGCTGGTCAGCTCGCTGGCCTCGGCAATCGGGGGCGTCTCGGCCGTCTCCTATCTGGCCCCGCTGTACGCCCGGAGTTCGCTGCCCTTTGTGACCGAGTCGAGCCAAGCCCTGGCCGTCGTCACGGTAGTGGTCATTATTTCCTATCTGTCGCTGGTGTTGGGCGAGCTGGTGCCAAAATCCCTGGCCCTGCGTTACTCCGAGCCGACCGCCCTGTGGGTCGCCCAGCCCTTGGACTTTTTCTCGCGGCTGTTTACGGCCGGGGTCAGGCTGCTGACCGCTTCGACCAACGGGCTACTGTACCTGACCGGCACCGGGACCAAGGCGCCCGAGGCCATCGTGTCTGAGGATGAGGTCAAGTACATCATCCGCGAAGGCGCGCAAAAAGGCGTCTTCGATGCCACCGAGCAGAAGTTCATCCAGAGCGTGTTCGATTTCGCCGACACCTCGGTCCGCGAGGTGATGACCCCCCGGACCGAAATCCAGGCGCTGAGCGTGGACACGTCTCCCCAGCCTGCCCTGCAAGCCATGATTGAGAGCAGCTTCTCACGGATGCCGATCTTTGAGGACGACCTCGACCACATTGTGGGCGTGGTCCACCTCAAAGAACTGCTGCGCGGCCGGGAACAGCCCTCCACCTCGCTGGAGGGCTTTGTCCAGCCGACCTACTTCGTGCCCGATTCCATGCAGATCAGCCACCTGCTGCGCGAGCTTCAGCTCCGTCGCACCCAGCTGGCCGTTGTCGTCAACGAGTTTGGGACGGTGGTCGGCATCGCTACCATCGAGGATCTGCTGGAAGAGATTGTCGGCGAGATTCAGGACGAGTTTGATGTCGATGAAGAGCTGCCGATCCAGGACATCGGACCCCAGATGTGGCTGATTGCCGGCGGGGTAACGCTAGCCGACTTGCAGGACAGCCCCGGCCTGCCGGTCGAGGAGACGAACGACTATCGGACCCTGGCCGGCCTGCTGTTGGCCCGCCTTGAGCGCATCCCCAAGGGCGGAGAAATCGTCCACCACCAGGGCTATCGGATGACGATCGTGAACATGGACGGGCGACGGATTGACAAGATCAAGGTCGAAAAACTGCCGGACAGAACGGCTGAGACCGCGTCCGCAGGCAGGCCGAGCGGCAGGTCGGGAAGCCAGTGA
- a CDS encoding thiamine pyrophosphate-dependent dehydrogenase E1 component subunit alpha → MAAEIGKDKLLEMYRTMQTIRQFEERLRDIFKEGKIPGFVHVSIGEEASATGACAALTDRDYITSTHRGHGHLIAKGGKISPMMAEIYGKSTGYCKGKGGSMHIADFDIGILGANGIVGAGLPIATGAGLAAQVRGSDEVAVCFFGDGASNEGTFHESLNIASAWKLPVIYVCENNLYGEFTAGSDVTSVKDIADRARGHDMPGVVVNGNDVVEVYETTNQAVERARRGDGPTLIECKTYRWEGHVVGEEAFMGDKSYRPKDEIEEWKKRCPLITFEQRFVPAGVVSQADIDAVKAEVAGVIDEAVTFAEDSPLPEPAEALDDMFSAA, encoded by the coding sequence ATGGCCGCAGAAATCGGCAAGGACAAATTACTCGAGATGTATCGCACCATGCAGACCATTCGCCAGTTCGAGGAGCGGCTGCGCGATATCTTCAAGGAGGGCAAAATCCCGGGCTTCGTGCACGTCTCGATCGGGGAAGAAGCCTCGGCCACCGGCGCGTGCGCCGCGCTGACTGACAGAGACTACATCACCAGCACCCATCGGGGTCACGGCCACCTCATCGCCAAGGGCGGCAAGATCAGCCCCATGATGGCCGAGATCTACGGCAAGAGCACCGGCTACTGCAAGGGCAAGGGCGGCTCCATGCATATTGCCGATTTTGATATCGGCATCCTGGGCGCCAACGGCATTGTCGGCGCCGGCCTGCCGATTGCCACCGGCGCGGGTCTGGCCGCCCAGGTTCGGGGCAGCGATGAGGTCGCGGTGTGTTTCTTTGGCGACGGCGCCTCAAACGAGGGCACCTTCCACGAATCGCTCAACATCGCCTCGGCCTGGAAACTCCCGGTCATCTACGTGTGTGAGAACAACCTGTACGGCGAATTCACCGCCGGCAGTGATGTCACCTCGGTCAAAGACATTGCCGACCGGGCCAGAGGCCACGACATGCCCGGCGTGGTGGTCAACGGCAACGATGTGGTCGAGGTCTACGAGACGACCAACCAGGCGGTCGAACGCGCCCGCCGGGGCGACGGCCCGACCCTGATTGAGTGCAAGACCTATCGCTGGGAAGGCCATGTGGTGGGGGAAGAAGCCTTCATGGGCGACAAGAGCTACCGCCCCAAGGACGAGATCGAAGAGTGGAAAAAACGCTGTCCGCTCATCACCTTCGAGCAACGCTTTGTGCCGGCCGGGGTGGTCAGTCAGGCCGACATTGACGCGGTCAAGGCCGAGGTCGCCGGCGTCATCGACGAGGCGGTCACGTTTGCCGAGGACAGCCCGCTGCCAGAGCCGGCGGAAGCTCTCGACGATATGTTCTCAGCCGCCTGA
- a CDS encoding alpha-ketoacid dehydrogenase subunit beta: MPTVSFIQAINSALAEELRHDPRTFLMGLDVWVGAFGATGGLTDEFGPGRIRNAPISEAGYAGAGVGAAMAGMRPIVEIEFASFFYCCWDQVCNQAAKLRYMSGGQADIPITFRTVYGALGSAAAQHSETVYAQFMSVPGLKIVAPSDPYDMKGLLKSAIRDNNPVLVFEHMGLGRAKQEIPDQEYLVPIGKGEVKREGSDVTVVGVGLMVSKALKAAAALEGEGVSVEVVDPRTLVPLDEDTILNSVAKTHKVLVVDEGHLRCGAASEIAAVIADKGFDSLDAPVKRLTAHDVPIPYSPPMEKFVLPDEQKIAAAVKELMA; the protein is encoded by the coding sequence ATGCCGACTGTTTCATTTATCCAAGCCATTAACTCAGCCCTGGCCGAAGAACTCAGGCACGACCCGCGCACCTTTCTGATGGGGCTCGACGTGTGGGTCGGGGCGTTTGGCGCGACCGGCGGCCTGACCGACGAATTCGGCCCCGGGCGCATCCGTAACGCGCCGATTTCGGAGGCTGGCTATGCCGGGGCCGGGGTCGGTGCGGCCATGGCCGGGATGCGGCCGATTGTCGAAATTGAATTCGCCAGCTTTTTCTACTGCTGCTGGGACCAGGTGTGTAATCAGGCGGCCAAGCTGCGCTACATGTCGGGCGGCCAGGCCGACATTCCGATTACCTTTCGGACGGTGTACGGCGCGCTCGGCTCGGCTGCGGCCCAGCACTCAGAGACCGTCTATGCCCAGTTCATGAGCGTGCCGGGCCTGAAAATCGTCGCCCCGTCCGACCCCTACGACATGAAGGGGCTGCTCAAGAGCGCCATCCGCGATAATAATCCGGTCCTGGTGTTTGAGCACATGGGCTTGGGACGGGCCAAACAGGAAATTCCCGACCAGGAGTATCTGGTCCCGATCGGCAAGGGCGAGGTCAAACGCGAGGGTTCGGACGTGACGGTGGTCGGCGTCGGCCTCATGGTCTCCAAAGCCCTCAAGGCGGCGGCCGCCCTCGAAGGAGAGGGCGTGTCGGTCGAGGTCGTTGACCCACGCACCCTGGTGCCGCTGGATGAGGACACGATTCTCAACTCAGTCGCCAAAACGCACAAAGTCCTGGTGGTTGACGAGGGCCATCTGCGCTGCGGTGCGGCCTCGGAAATTGCGGCGGTGATCGCCGACAAGGGCTTTGACTCCCTCGACGCACCGGTCAAGCGCCTGACCGCCCACGACGTGCCGATTCCCTACAGTCCGCCGATGGAGAAATTCGTTCTGCCCGACGAACAGAAAATTGCCGCCGCAGTCAAAGAACTCATGGCCTGA
- a CDS encoding E3 binding domain-containing protein has product MAAEVVMPKFGLTMVEGTIQRWFKNEGDAINAGEALFEVETEKVLYEVESTAGGTVAKLLYGLEAVVPVGLPVAVIAEAGEDVAEVAARYSDGAPAPQAATSPAGSPIPGAGSAAAAPAATAADGKRAPVTPAARKLAAEHNIDTASLTGTGPGGRIT; this is encoded by the coding sequence GTGGCAGCCGAAGTCGTCATGCCGAAATTCGGCCTTACCATGGTCGAGGGTACCATCCAGCGCTGGTTCAAAAACGAAGGCGACGCCATCAACGCAGGGGAGGCCCTGTTTGAGGTCGAAACCGAGAAAGTTCTGTATGAGGTCGAATCGACCGCCGGCGGCACGGTTGCCAAACTGCTGTACGGCCTCGAAGCGGTTGTCCCGGTCGGCCTACCGGTCGCGGTCATTGCCGAAGCCGGAGAAGACGTGGCCGAGGTGGCCGCCCGCTACAGCGATGGTGCTCCGGCTCCGCAGGCTGCGACCAGCCCGGCCGGCTCGCCCATACCGGGCGCCGGCAGTGCCGCAGCCGCGCCTGCTGCGACTGCGGCTGATGGCAAGCGGGCGCCGGTCACCCCTGCCGCCCGCAAACTCGCCGCCGAGCATAACATCGACACCGCCAGCCTGACCGGCACCGGACCCGGCGGACGTATCACCA
- a CDS encoding 2-oxo acid dehydrogenase subunit E2, which produces LAAEHNIDTASLTGTGPGGRITREDVQHAIDAAAQTPAQVSAPAQEQAQDQSVPLRGMRKVIAERMHKSLTDTAQLTITTEVDVTQLIERREEVRREFNTTYNDFIIQACAHALLQHPRMNASLEGDAIQLHGAVHVGFAVALDEGLIVPVVHDADKKPLKTIAQEARALAEKARAGQLKLEEVSGGTFTVSNLGMAGVDAFTPILNSPQTGILGVGRIVDKPVVYQGEIARRSMLVLSLTFDHRVIDGAPAGAFLGSVADLLSHGNRIALAVD; this is translated from the coding sequence AACTCGCCGCCGAGCATAACATCGACACCGCCAGCCTGACCGGCACCGGACCCGGCGGACGTATCACCAGAGAAGATGTTCAGCACGCCATTGACGCCGCTGCCCAGACCCCGGCCCAAGTCTCGGCCCCGGCCCAGGAGCAGGCCCAAGATCAGTCGGTCCCGCTACGCGGCATGCGCAAGGTGATTGCCGAGCGCATGCACAAAAGCCTGACCGACACCGCCCAGCTGACCATTACGACCGAGGTCGATGTGACCCAGCTCATCGAACGCCGCGAAGAGGTCCGGCGCGAGTTCAACACCACCTATAACGACTTCATTATCCAGGCCTGCGCCCACGCCCTGCTCCAGCACCCGCGCATGAACGCCTCGCTCGAAGGCGATGCGATCCAGCTGCACGGCGCGGTCCACGTCGGCTTTGCCGTGGCGCTCGATGAGGGCCTGATCGTCCCGGTCGTCCACGACGCGGATAAAAAGCCGCTCAAAACCATTGCCCAGGAGGCGCGCGCGCTGGCCGAGAAAGCCCGGGCGGGTCAACTCAAGCTCGAAGAGGTCAGCGGCGGGACCTTCACCGTCTCAAACCTGGGCATGGCCGGCGTTGACGCCTTCACCCCGATTCTCAACTCGCCCCAGACCGGGATTCTGGGCGTTGGCCGCATCGTCGACAAACCGGTCGTGTATCAGGGTGAAATCGCCAGACGCTCGATGCTGGTCCTGAGCCTGACCTTTGACCACCGGGTGATTGACGGCGCCCCGGCCGGCGCCTTTCTGGGCAGCGTGGCCGACCTGCTGTCGCACGGCAACCGGATTGCCCTGGCGGTGGACTAG